A stretch of the Rosa rugosa chromosome 5, drRosRugo1.1, whole genome shotgun sequence genome encodes the following:
- the LOC133708618 gene encoding uncharacterized protein LOC133708618 — MQHEESLMIKTYEPEHKCMRVFDNSMLSAKYLTKRFMERIKLNSGWKPESLAQTMSSEVRVRVSNQMAYRVKKAALLVLEGTIMEQYARLRDYANELKRVDPSTTVDIKCDFSKGESLPIFKRMYICLGALKNGFKAGCRSVIGLDGCHLRSAYGG, encoded by the exons ATGCAACATGAGGAATCTCTTATGATCAAGACTTATGAGCCGGAACACAAGTGCATGAGAGTCTTTGATAACAGCATGCTCAGTGCTAAGTATTTAACTAAGCGTTTCATGGAAAGGATCAAGCTGAACAGTGGCTGGAAGCCAG AATCCTTGGCTCAAACTATGTCTTCAGAAGTTAGAGTAAGGGTCTCCAATCAGATGGCTTATCGAGTAAAGAAAGCAGCCCTTTTGGTGTTGGAGGGAACCATCATGGAGCAATATGCCAGACTTCGAGATTATGCGAATGAGCTGAAAAGGGTGGACCCTTCTACAACCGTTGACATAAAATGTGATTTCAGCAAGGGAGAGAGCCTTCCAATCTTCAAGAGGATGTATATCTGTCTTGGAGCTCTAAAAAATGGATTTAAAGCGGGATGTAGGTCTGTGATTGGGCTAGACGGTTGCCATTTGAGGTCTGCATATGGGGGTTAG